TTGCATACTCTCAAAGCTATTTTGCATTTCCTTAGTGGAATTACTTATAGACGATGCAATACTCTCCATTGCCTTATTTATAGCATTAGAATTTTCAAGTGTACTGTTAGTAGAAGAATTTATAATTACTGCTTTTTCTTCTAAAGCAAAGGATATATGCTTTATTTCTAGTATCATTGATTTTATTTCTTCTAACATATTATTAAATACCTTTGCAATATACCCTATTTCGTCTTTTCTTTTTATATTAATATTGGCATTTATATTTCCCTCTGAAACCATTTCCATAGAACTTAATATATGACCTAATGGATTTATCTTCTTATTCATTGAATACCATATGAGAATTATTGATAAAATTATTGTAATTAAAGCTATTAAACTTATGTATGTTAAAATTTTATACACTGGCTTATAAAAAGCCTCTTCATAACAGCCTATATTTATATACCAATCCCATGGCTCAAAATAGCCCACAGCATTTACCTTAGCCCTTTCTTTAATATCATTTGGATTTTTCCATCCAAAATGTATTATTCCATCATTTTTAGGATTTTTACCTTCGTCAATTATTAATTTAACTACATTGTTTCCATTACTGTCTTGTATACTTGATATGTTTTCTCCCTCTTTAAAAGGATGCATCATTTCAAGTCCTTCACTATTTATTGCATACATATAAGCATCTACTTTTAAATCTATATTTTTATTTATTCCTCTAGTTTTTCCATCTTTTTTTTTAGGATTTAACATCTCTTTTCTAAATATTTCTTGTGCTGCGTCTCTTGATAGTCCTCCTTGTTTAACCTCTTGCTCTAAACTGTCCATTATGATTAATCCTAGCTGGATTCTGTTTTTTAATTCTCTTTCTCCTAAATCATATAAAGAATTTTTAGCAATTTTAAAGGATGCTGTTGCAATTATAACTACTGCTAAGACTATAAGATAAAAAAATCTTATATATGATTTAAAAAAACTTTTCCTTAGTTTGTTATTCTGTTTTTCCGTTTTATTAAACATAAAATCCCCCCATAAAATTTTAATAATTAGACTTATCTAATTATTAAGCCCTACACAACTATACCTATATACTTTTGTTTATTATATTATTGTTATATATAATTTTCAAGAAAAATATTGTTTTATGTGTATTTTATGGAATAATTGTTTAATAAATGTATCACATTTATTTTATATTAGACATAATTTGAACTCCATTAATACTCATATTGTACATAGCAAATATATTCATTAAATCTCCATTATGCTCTTTAGAATGAAATGTTTCTACTGAATCCATAGGAAGAAATATACTAACTTCTTCATCTTTCTTATTAAAGTAACTTTTTAAAGTCATAACAAACTGCATTACACATATATCTGTACAATTTCCTACTACAATAAAATTATTTATATGATTATTTAAACTCATCCAACTTTTAAATTCCTCTTCTATAAATCCATTAGTAGAATTTTTTCCTATTATCTTTATATCTTCAAATTTTTTTAATTCATCAATTAATTCACTTTCCCACGTCTCCTTTAGGCAATGAACTGGATATTCATTAAACTCTATAGAATTCAATGAATGCTCATCATTAAAAGCTAAGATTTTAAATCCTCTTTTATAACATATGTTAGTTGTGTTAAGTACACTTGGAATTATATTATTTATGCGAGAACTCATTAAATTTCCCTTCTTTGCAAAGCCATTTACCATATCTACAATAACAAGGGCAGTATTTTCTTTTTTTAATAGTGTAGTATCTAATTCTTCACTACTTATTATTTTATTTATCATATTTTTTAAACTTTCTATTCCACTTTCTAAAGTATCGTTTAAATTATCTATTTTCATTTTTCTATCCTCCATATCCTTAAATAAAAAGTGCAGAGTAAATCCTACCCTACACCTTTATATTTTAAAATTTAAAACTAAAATTTATTCAGTTTCAAAAAATTCTATAATTCTTTTTTCATACTGATCCTTGTATAAAGAATAAGTTTTTATATGCTTTGCATTATTTGTAATCCATATTTCAGCACAACCTTTATTCTTTACACTGTTATAAATCTTCTCAGTATTTTCATATGGAATTGCTTCATCATCTTTACTGTGTATTAAAAATAACTTTTTATTACTCATATTAGATGCTGCTTTAATTGTATCAACATCTTCTATACTAAACCCTCTTATTTTAGGAAGTAAATACAATATTGCTTTTGTAAAATAAAAGTTAGGAAGCTTGGACCAATAAGATAAATTATCTTGTAGATAGTCTTTTAGATTTCCAAATGGACTATCTGCAACTATGGCTTTAACATCAGTAGATTCCGTTCCAGCAAGTATAGACGTTGTAGCACCCATAGACCATCCTATTAAGTTAATCTCTTTTGATTGTTTTTTATTTTTCACAAAATCAATAGCTCCAAGCAAATCATACTTTTCAAGTCCACCAATTGTTACAACCTTACCTTCTGATTCTCCAGAAGCTCTAAAATCAAATAATAATACATTATATCCATTTTCACATAATTTTTTTGCAAGGGTTAATACTGATATTTTATGAAGCTCTCTGTTGTTACCATATCCATGTGAAAATATAATAGTTTTTTTAGAATCAATTTGCTTATTTTGCTTCTGTGCTGGTATCCACCATCCCTTTAACAACACATCTTCATTTTTGCTTTTAAAAATAACATTTTCATAATTCATTCCATAATTCTTAGGATTATTTTTTATCTCTTCTCGTTTTGGAGATGTTAACTTTAATCCCACATAAACAGATATACTTGTGGCAACTAAAAAAACTATAATTAAAAATATTAATGTATTCTTAATTATAGTTCTCTTTGTTATTCTGCCTATAACATCTTTTTTTAATATTTTCATGTAAGTGTTCTCCTTTAAATCAATTTACTATAATAAAATAAAACATAATTAAAATTATCTGTTTTATTATAATATGATTTAAAAAAATATACAAACATTACACTATATTATCCTCAATTTTTTATCATTTTTTTATTTAAAATAGACAATAATATTATTGCTATAATAGCCAAAATACAAACTAAAACTATAGGAAGTATATATTTAGCATCTAAAAGTTTTATAACAAATATTTTTCTTGTATAAGGTATCATAAAGGTCAATACAAATAATATAGCCATTGAAAAAGTCACAATTATTCTGTATAAATTTAAAGGTCTTGAAACTTTAATTAGTACAAATAAGCTTAATACACTAAATATAATTAAAGCAAGAGTACGACATTCTTCTAAAGGCAATCCTCTTCTGTAACCAAAAGAAAACATTATAAGTGTACTTATCCCTATTACCACTCCATTAGGTATTGCAAATCCTAGTACCCTTTTTAAGAAATTATCTTTTATAATTTCTTTATTAGGAGATAAAGCTAAAAAGAATGCAGGTATACCTATTGATAATGACCCTACAAGAGTTAATTGTATTGGTATTATAGGAAATGGTACTAATAAAAACGCAACTATAATTGACAAAATTATAAAATACACTGTTTTTGATAAAAATAGCTCTGATACTTTTTCTAAATTATTAATTAATCTTCTTCCTTCCACTACAACATGTGGAAGTGCAGCAAAATCTGATTTCATAAGAATTAGTTGAGCAACAGCTTTAGTAGCATCAGAACCACTAGCCATAGCAATTCCACAATCAGCTTCTTTTAAAGCTAATACATCATTAACACCATCACCAGTCATAGCTACTGTATGCTTATTTTTCTTTAATGCTTTTACAATACCCTTCTTTTGATGAGGAGAAACTCTACCAAAAACAGAAACTTCCTCTACAACTTTTGATAATTCTTCTTCATCCTTTGGTAACTCTCTTGCATCTATATATTTATCCGCATTTTTAACTCCTACTTTTTTAGCTATTGCGGAAACTGTTACAGGATTATCCCCTGATATTATTTTTAAATTTACACTTTCTTTATTGAAATATCCAATGGTCTCATTTGCATTTTCTCTTATAATATCTTCCATAAATATAAGTGCTACTTTTTCTACTTTTCCTGCTAAATTTTCATCTAACACTTCTCCATTAAATTTTGCTAGCAAAAGTACTCTCATACCTTCCGTTGCAGCACTTTCAACTTGTTTTTCAATTTTTTTATACTCTTCTTTAAGTATCATTTCCGGTGCTCCTAAAATCCACACACCTTCTCGTTTTAATTCAATAGCTGACCATTTTCTTTTAGATGAAAAGGGTATTTTATTTATAATTTCTATTTTAGGATCAACTTTATATTTATGTAATAATGCTTTTTCAGTTTGATTTTTGCTTTTACTACTATGCACTATAGATGCTATTACTTTGTCTACTAATTCTTTATTTTCTTCTTTAAATGGAACTACATCGCTTACTTTTAAATCTCCTTTTGTTATAGTTCCAGTTTTGTCCAAACACAAAACATCTACTCTTGCTAAAACCTCTGTTGCTGGTAATTCTTGAATCAAAGTATCCCACTTTGATAATCTTATTACTGCAACTACAAATGTGGCACTAGTTAAAAGTACAAGTCCTTCAGGTACCATACCAACTATACCTGAAACCGATCCGATTAAAGCATCTTGCCAACTTTTTTTAACATATATTAATTGAGTATATGTAAGTAGTATTCCTATAGGAATTACAAGAACAATTATAATTCTAAATATTTTGTTTATAGCTATTTGTAATTTTGAATTTATAAGTTTAAACTTCTTAGCTTCTTCGGCAAGCTTGGCTGCATATGTATCCTTGCCTACTCCTGTTACTTTAACATAAGCTGTTCCTGATGTTACAAAACTTCCTGACAATAATTTGTCATTATTTCTTTTTAATATAGAATCAGATTCTCCAGTTATTAATGATTCGTCAACTTCTAGTTCACCATTATTTATAACAGTGCAATCTACCAATATCTGTTCCCCATCTTTAAGTAACATAACATCGTCCATAACTACTTCTTCTATATCTATTATTTCAATGATTCCACACCTTAACACTCTAACTTTTTTCTTGTTTATAACAGACAACTTTTCTAGTATGGTCTTTGCACGTACTTCTTGAAAAATACCAATTAATGTATTTACAATTATTACTCCTGCAAAAATAGCATTTTTAGGAGAACCTGCTATAAAAACCGCTATGGCTAAAATGGCATTTAATAAATTATAACTGGTAAATAAATTTGCTCTTAATATTTGCTTAAAAGTACGAGAAGGTGCCTTAGGAATAGTATTTACTTTTCCTTCTTTAATTCTCTTTTCCACTTCGTTTTTAGTAAGTCCCATTATCTTATTTTCTTTATCATGTACATTATTTGTCATATGTTTCACCACCCATAATTTATATTATATCTTATAATTTAATATAAAAACTACATATTAGTAAATTCTTATTTTTAAACAACTATATTATCAAAATACTCTTTTATTTTATGTGTAAGGGCTTTTATAGCATTTGATAGTATTACATTTTTCGGTAATATATACGAAAAAGATCTTGTATAATCTTTATTAGTATCTACTATTTTCAATTCTTTATTTTTTTCAGCTATTTTTGCAATATGTTCAGATATAAATGTAACACCTAAATTATTTTTTACCGCCTCTTTAACAGCATAATTACTTCCTAAAACTATAATATCTTTAGGAGCAATCTCATTATTTTGTAAAAATATATCTAAGTATTCCCTAGTTCCTGATCCTTCTTCCCTGGTAATCCAAGTTTGGTTTTCGTAACTTTCCTTTGAAAACTTTTTATTTGCTATAGGATTATTATTGGGTACAGCGATCACCATTTTATCCTTATAAAAATTCTCATATTCAAACTTGTCACTAGGAACAATTCCTTCTATTAGTCCTAAGTCCACTTCTAAATTTTCAACCATCTTGCATATCTCTGCTGTATTTTTAATGGTAACTTGTAATTTAAGTTCCGGATATTCTTTAGAAAATTCCCCTAAAAAAGCAGGAAGAAAATATTCACCAATAGTAAAACTAGCTCCTATTTTTAACTCTCCTTTTATGGATTTTGTATAATCCAAAAGATCGTATTTTGTATCTTCTAACAAAGATAGTATCTGTTTTCCCCTTTTATATAGCAATTCTCCTGATTTAGTAATAACTATATTTTTCTGTTTTATTGATCTTTGAATTAATGTAGTATTAAAATATTCTTCCAAACGTTTAATATGCAAACTAACACTTGGCTGGGATAAATTAATACTTTCTGCAGCTCTAGTAAAATTTTTGCATTCTACTACTGCAATAAATGTCTTTATCTCTTCTAGCATGAACACTTCTCCTTTAATTATTAAAAATACTAATTGTTACTATTAATAATACATATTTTACTTATGATTTTAAAGTATTTATACTTAAATCTGCAAGTAATTTTTAACTAACTTGAAAGAGAGTGTGATAATATGAATTTAAATTTAAATAAGATTTTAGATA
This Clostridium novyi NT DNA region includes the following protein-coding sequences:
- a CDS encoding cation-translocating P-type ATPase, with translation MTNNVHDKENKIMGLTKNEVEKRIKEGKVNTIPKAPSRTFKQILRANLFTSYNLLNAILAIAVFIAGSPKNAIFAGVIIVNTLIGIFQEVRAKTILEKLSVINKKKVRVLRCGIIEIIDIEEVVMDDVMLLKDGEQILVDCTVINNGELEVDESLITGESDSILKRNNDKLLSGSFVTSGTAYVKVTGVGKDTYAAKLAEEAKKFKLINSKLQIAINKIFRIIIVLVIPIGILLTYTQLIYVKKSWQDALIGSVSGIVGMVPEGLVLLTSATFVVAVIRLSKWDTLIQELPATEVLARVDVLCLDKTGTITKGDLKVSDVVPFKEENKELVDKVIASIVHSSKSKNQTEKALLHKYKVDPKIEIINKIPFSSKRKWSAIELKREGVWILGAPEMILKEEYKKIEKQVESAATEGMRVLLLAKFNGEVLDENLAGKVEKVALIFMEDIIRENANETIGYFNKESVNLKIISGDNPVTVSAIAKKVGVKNADKYIDARELPKDEEELSKVVEEVSVFGRVSPHQKKGIVKALKKNKHTVAMTGDGVNDVLALKEADCGIAMASGSDATKAVAQLILMKSDFAALPHVVVEGRRLINNLEKVSELFLSKTVYFIILSIIVAFLLVPFPIIPIQLTLVGSLSIGIPAFFLALSPNKEIIKDNFLKRVLGFAIPNGVVIGISTLIMFSFGYRRGLPLEECRTLALIIFSVLSLFVLIKVSRPLNLYRIIVTFSMAILFVLTFMIPYTRKIFVIKLLDAKYILPIVLVCILAIIAIILLSILNKKMIKN
- a CDS encoding alpha/beta hydrolase gives rise to the protein MKILKKDVIGRITKRTIIKNTLIFLIIVFLVATSISVYVGLKLTSPKREEIKNNPKNYGMNYENVIFKSKNEDVLLKGWWIPAQKQNKQIDSKKTIIFSHGYGNNRELHKISVLTLAKKLCENGYNVLLFDFRASGESEGKVVTIGGLEKYDLLGAIDFVKNKKQSKEINLIGWSMGATTSILAGTESTDVKAIVADSPFGNLKDYLQDNLSYWSKLPNFYFTKAILYLLPKIRGFSIEDVDTIKAASNMSNKKLFLIHSKDDEAIPYENTEKIYNSVKNKGCAEIWITNNAKHIKTYSLYKDQYEKRIIEFFETE
- a CDS encoding LysR family transcriptional regulator, yielding MLEEIKTFIAVVECKNFTRAAESINLSQPSVSLHIKRLEEYFNTTLIQRSIKQKNIVITKSGELLYKRGKQILSLLEDTKYDLLDYTKSIKGELKIGASFTIGEYFLPAFLGEFSKEYPELKLQVTIKNTAEICKMVENLEVDLGLIEGIVPSDKFEYENFYKDKMVIAVPNNNPIANKKFSKESYENQTWITREEGSGTREYLDIFLQNNEIAPKDIIVLGSNYAVKEAVKNNLGVTFISEHIAKIAEKNKELKIVDTNKDYTRSFSYILPKNVILSNAIKALTHKIKEYFDNIVV
- a CDS encoding isochorismatase family cysteine hydrolase, with amino-acid sequence MKIDNLNDTLESGIESLKNMINKIISSEELDTTLLKKENTALVIVDMVNGFAKKGNLMSSRINNIIPSVLNTTNICYKRGFKILAFNDEHSLNSIEFNEYPVHCLKETWESELIDELKKFEDIKIIGKNSTNGFIEEEFKSWMSLNNHINNFIVVGNCTDICVMQFVMTLKSYFNKKDEEVSIFLPMDSVETFHSKEHNGDLMNIFAMYNMSINGVQIMSNIK
- a CDS encoding methyl-accepting chemotaxis protein, with product MFNKTEKQNNKLRKSFFKSYIRFFYLIVLAVVIIATASFKIAKNSLYDLGERELKNRIQLGLIIMDSLEQEVKQGGLSRDAAQEIFRKEMLNPKKKDGKTRGINKNIDLKVDAYMYAINSEGLEMMHPFKEGENISSIQDSNGNNVVKLIIDEGKNPKNDGIIHFGWKNPNDIKERAKVNAVGYFEPWDWYINIGCYEEAFYKPVYKILTYISLIALITIILSIILIWYSMNKKINPLGHILSSMEMVSEGNINANINIKRKDEIGYIAKVFNNMLEEIKSMILEIKHISFALEEKAVIINSSTNSTLENSNAINKAMESIASSISNSTKEMQNSFESMQLLGDDIEVIRENSINIRKEASSANKLNENIISILTGLEERSGENIKVSNETKENIQSLLEKSNNIVGIVSTIEQISNQINLLALNASIESARAGDAGRGFAVVADEIKKLSSETSDAVQEINNLIKELLEAINVSVMSTEKSSDVAEGQIKTINETRKILGRVVRFIQNMPDIIGKNVEKIEEAYKKKDSVNNSMNSVLVLVEEMSSSSEEVYASTSEVKEKMNYAKGLSEELNSLSKNLKESINKFEI